One Megalops cyprinoides isolate fMegCyp1 chromosome 4, fMegCyp1.pri, whole genome shotgun sequence genomic window carries:
- the arl6ip4 gene encoding ADP-ribosylation factor-like protein 6-interacting protein 4, with translation MGRSRSRDRSAGRTTSREGREKKREKKRRRSSSSSSSSSSSSSSSSPSPSSQKKPPRPSSKSKDKRQEKKRTKRRRSSSSSSSSSSASSSSSSSSSTESSDEEAKRKRKKRRAKKKMKKIKAREKKERKKQKKRMKKLKKIAERASIPTIPTVPPPPVENPAPSLETWQSEDSVEHGPVMTDEQKARLSTKRPMTKEQWEAQQSIIRRVVDPESGRTRLVRGDGEILEEIVSRERHKEINKQATKGDGNAFQKRLGMNR, from the exons ATGGGACGCAGCAGGTCTCGCGACAGGTCTGCAGGGAGAACCacgagcagagaggggagggagaaaaagagggagaagaagagacGGCGAAGttcctcatcatcatcctcctcttcctcatcctccagcagcagcagtcctAGTCCTTCCTCTCAAAAGAAACCTCCCCGTCCCTCCAGCAAGAGCAAAG ATAAGAGACAAGAAAAGAAGAGGACAAAAAGGAGGCggagctcttcctcctcctcctcttcatcctcagcaagctcctcctcttcctcttcgtcCTCCACGGAGTCAAGCGATGAAGAGGCAAAGCGGAAGCggaagaagaggagggcaaagaagaagatgaagaagatcAAAGCCcgggagaagaaagagaggaagaagcagaagaagaggatgaagaagctgaagaagatTGCGGAGAGGGCCTCAATCCCCACAATCCCCACAGTGCCTCCACCGCCTGTTGAGAACCCCGCTCCCTCCCTGGAAACATGGCAGAGTGAGGACTCGGTAGAGCATGGGCCAG TAATGACCGACGAGCAGAAGGCGCGCCTTTCCACCAAGAGGCCCATGACCAAGGAGCAGTGGGAAGCCCAGCAGAGCATCATCCGCAGGGTGGTGGACCCAGAGAGCGGACGTACGAG GCTGgtgagaggagatggagagatcCTGGAGGAGATTGTCAGTcgagagagacacaaagaaatcaataaG CAAGCCACAAAGGGGGACGGGAATGCCTTCCAGAAGAGGCTGGGGATGAATCGATAG